DNA sequence from the Rhizobium lusitanum genome:
GTGCCGGAACCGGCGCAGTCATCGGCGGTGTTGCCACCAATAGCTGGGGAGGTGCTGCAGTCGGCGCCGTGGCCGGCGGTGTTGTCGGCAACCTCATCGGCCGCTCTCATGAGCGCCGCGGCTATTGCGTCTACCGCGACCGCTACGGCAGCCGCTACGAGGCTCGCTGCCGCTAAGGCAGTGACAGGCTAAGACAGATTTCACGGCCGGCCGTCAGCACGTTGTTGACGACCGGCCGTGAAAGCCAAATCGTCATGCCGAAAACTTCAAACCGGAATTTTCAGGCGAATACAAGCACCCGCGCCGATCGCGCAGGGATGGGTCAACGTTTTTGAAAAGGGACGGACACCATGGTTGCAATTATCGCAGGCATTGCAGCGCTCGCTCTCATCGGCACCAGCTTCATCGTGCTGATCCACGCCTCCCGGGTACGGGACCGGGAAATGCGCCGGATGGTCTTCAAGCCCGTCGTCCTGGAATTCAAACCCAGGCAACAGCGCTCCGAGAGTTCAAGCCGGCCCTGATTGCCGGACACCACCGACAATCAGCCAACACATTATCCCCATAAGCTCAGACGACGAACTGGCCGCCATTGGCGCTGATCGTCGATCCCGTGATGAAACCGGCCTCATCGGCGGCGAGGAAGACGACCACGCGGGCGATCTCCTCCGGCTCACCCAACCGCCCCACAGGGATCTGCGGGATGATCCGCTCGTTCAGTACCTTTTCCGGCACTGCAAGCACCATTTCCGTACCGATATAACCGGGGCAAATGGCATTGACGGTGATGTTCTTGGCCGCCCCTTCCTGGGCCAGCGCTTTGGTGAAGCCGAGATCGCCGGCCTTGGCGGCGGAATAGTTCGCCTGGCCCATCTGGCCCTTCTGGCCATTGATCGACGAGATATTGATGACACGGCCGAAGCTACGGTCGCGCATGCCCTGCCAGACGTGATGCGTCATGTTGAACAGGCCGGTGAGGTTGGTATTGATGACCTCGTTCCAGTGCTGCGGCGTCATCTTGTGGAACATGGCGTCACGGGTAATGCCGGCATTATTGACGAGGATCTCGACCGGGCCAAGCTCTTCCTGCACCTTGGCGATACCCCTGCCGCAGGCCTCGTAGTCGGTCACATCCCATTTGTGGACGGAAATGCCCGTCACCTCATGGAACGCCCGCGCCTTCTCCTCATTGCCGGCATAGGTTGCCGCAACCTGGTAGCCCGCATTGCGCAACGCCATCGAAATGGCCGCCCCGATGCCGCGCGTACCGCCTGTCACCAACGCCACTCTGCTCATGATCCACTCCCCTTTGTTGCTGCGGAGACTGGACGACCGATCCTCAGGTCGCCCGCTCCGCCCTCGTCGTTTCTTCTGGAAAATCTGGCTCAAAACCGCTTTGCGCGGCCCTGGGGATACGCGAAATGCCTCAGAACGCCTCTAAGCACATGGCCACGCCCATACCGCCGCCGATGCAAAGGGTGGCAAGCCCCTTCTTTGCGCCACGGCGCTTCATTTCGAACAGCAGCGTGTTGAGGACGCGGGCACCGGAAGCGCCGATCGGGTGGCCGATGGCGATTGCGCCGCCGTTGACGTTGACGATCGAGGTATCCCAGCCCAGATCCTTGTTGACGGCGCAGGCCTGGGCGGCGAAGGCCTCGTTGGCCTCGACGAGGTCAAGCTCGCCGACGGACCAGCCAGCCTTCTCCAGCGCCTTGCGCGAGGCGGGGATCGGGCCGGAGCCCATGATCTGCGGATCGACACCCGCCGTTGCCCAGGAGACGATGCGGGCGAGCGGCGTGATGCCGCGACGCGAGGCTTCCGCCTCGGACATCAGCACGGCAGC
Encoded proteins:
- a CDS encoding YMGG-like glycine zipper-containing protein — encoded protein: MAIVGALASCSATERGTAIGAGTGAVIGGVATNSWGGAAVGAVAGGVVGNLIGRSHERRGYCVYRDRYGSRYEARCR
- the phbB gene encoding acetoacetyl-CoA reductase, yielding MSRVALVTGGTRGIGAAISMALRNAGYQVAATYAGNEEKARAFHEVTGISVHKWDVTDYEACGRGIAKVQEELGPVEILVNNAGITRDAMFHKMTPQHWNEVINTNLTGLFNMTHHVWQGMRDRSFGRVINISSINGQKGQMGQANYSAAKAGDLGFTKALAQEGAAKNITVNAICPGYIGTEMVLAVPEKVLNERIIPQIPVGRLGEPEEIARVVVFLAADEAGFITGSTISANGGQFVV